The genomic stretch CGATGCTCTTGTGATTGATTTCGGAGTAAGTTAATATCCAGCATCTATTTCTCCCCTTTCATCGACAAACCAAGCACATCAGCATAGGCAAGAGGCAATTCCTCCATAACCTTCCGCTCGAATGTTACGGTTTCGATTTGCAGGCGCTGTCTAAGTTCATCCGTTACTTCACTCAGCTGCTCATAATCTCCGGAAATAAGCAGCTTTGTTATACCAGATTCCCCGTTCATTACGGAATAACGGTAGAAATCCATAAATCGCTCGATCTCGGTGAGCTGTTCTTGTAAATAAGCGTATGCCCGGTCTGTTTCTTCTGTATAAAACAAGTCTTGTTCCATATGGTCTTGCAAATTACCGAAACTGGATTGTGACTGTCGGATAAACAAAGGCATGTCTTGATGAAAGGCTGTTAAAATAAGACCACTGTGATTCCATTGCAATAAAAGCAAATGATCAGCTGCCGTTTCCTCGTACTGTTTTGCGTATAGACGGTAAAGAGATAAGGATGCTAAATCTGCTGCTATGGGCTGAAGCCCCGCTTCTTTAAATGCTTGCTGAAACGTATCAACACGCTTGCCCGGATAAGCGACTAACAGAATGGTATGTTCCTCTTCCCCTTCCGACAGCAATTCAAAATCCAAAACCGGATCCTCAAAAGGCAGCTGAATTGTATGCTGTAATTCGGTATACAGAAACGGTTTGATTTCCTCCCGTTTCAATTGCTTCGGCACTTGATGCTGCCGCAGCGTTACCGCTTGGTCAGGCATTGTACATATAAGATCGCGTCCGCGCCAGTTGTTTTCTTCCACTACTTTTCGGACAACCTTTACGAATTGTTCTGCAGATTCCAATTTTCCGTTTCGGATGGTTCCAGCCGGCAATTCCAAACTGCCATATGTATTGCCATTGCGAAATCCTGCAGGCTCTCCTGCAGCATAACGCAAAACGTTTTCTTGAATGATGATGTACACTTGTTTGCTTTGCTTTTTAAACATGAACGACCCTCATTTAAAAGAATGAATTAATGTACCAGCTAATCATTGCTTCCCCATGGAAGTAAGTAATTAGTGCACCCAGCAAAATATACGGACCAAAGGGAATTGCCTGCTTCCTTTTCAGCACCTTCGTTGAAAGGAGTACCAAACTAATTACAGCTCCAATTACAGAGGATAAAAAGAATGTAAGTAAAACACCCTTCCAGCCAAGCACGACTCCCAGTACGACAAACAGTTTCAAATCCCCGCCGCCCATTCCGCCTCGACTGAATAAAATGACAAGGAAAAGCAGCACAAAAGCCACAACAGCTCCAATGATAGAATCCCACCAAGGATCTAATGGGGTGAAGACGCGGAGAATAATGAATAGAGGAAGAAAGAACAGCAATATCTTATTTGGAATCAGCATAAATTTCATATCCGTAACGAACAGAATCGCAGCCATAGATACCAAAACAAATGCAGTAATCAGCTCCCATTCCAGTCCGATTACATAATAGCTATAGCCGAATAATAAGCCTGTTGCTAGTTCCGTGAAGGGATAGAGTGGGGAAATTTTTTGTTTGCAGCTGCGGCATTTTCCGCCAAGGAGTATGTAGGAGATTACAGGTATTAGATCGTACGCTTTAATCTGCTGCTTACAATTAGGGCAATAAGAGCGTTCGGATTGGAACATCTTTTTTTCTGGTACGCGCATGCCGACTACATTGTAGAAGGAACCAAGTACTAAACCAAATATAATAAAATAACTCATCAAAAATATTGACATTCAGTTTCCCCTTCCATATGTAAAGACAGAAATCTCTCACGAGGAGAGATTTCTGTTAATCATGCATGTTATGAGTGAGTATCAGCTTTTTCGTTAGCTTCAGCGCCTGCTGTACCTACAGGTTCATCATCTTTTCCAAACTCGTAAACTTCTGCTTTATATTGACCATTTTCTAGTGTAACTTTACTTGTTGCTTTGTCATAGGATTTACCATCTTCTGGATTTTGCGGAGCACTTAGATATCCTTCTTTAATCAAAGCATCTAATGTATAGGAAGCTGTGTCGTCCCCTCCATCTTTCACAGAAGCTAATCGTGCTGCTTCAATCATTTGCTGGGCTGTAGCATTATGCGCATCTTCTCTACTATCACCAATTAAACCTGAAATGACAGGAATAGCGATGGCAGCTAAGATTCCTAAAATCACAATAACTGCAAGCAGCTCAACAAGCGTAAAACCTTTTTCGGACTTCATTTTCTTTTTCAAAAACTTTTTCATTGTGGACACTCCTTTATTATGTAGTTGTTTCCGGCCACGTGGAAAGCAATGGATTAATATGGCCGGTTGCACTACTAGCTCAAAAATAACCAAGTGCCCACATAGAGTTATTTTATCATCGCTTCCTATCAATCTAGTACGATTATAACAGACAATACATGAAAATCTACCCGAAATTTCAAAAATTTACATTGAAATTGTCACTTTACTAGTTATTTACTACTACAAGTTTTCATATAATGAAAACATTGGGAGAATCACTGCAGTAACAATACCTCCAACCATAACGGATAGCACCAAAATTAAAACAGGCTCTAATAATGCTTTCAGTCTTTCAGCAGCATAATCCAGCTCTTGTTCATAAAAATTAGCCGCTCTTTGCAAAAGACTATCCAACGAACCAGATTTTTCTCCTACACGTATCATTTGTGTCACCATTGGCGGAAATGCCCAGTGGGCCTCCATCGGCCCAGCTAGCGAGTCACCTTTCTCAATCGCTTTATAGCATTCTTGCATTACCTGTTCCATCACGG from Terribacillus sp. DMT04 encodes the following:
- a CDS encoding A24 family peptidase, whose translation is MSIFLMSYFIIFGLVLGSFYNVVGMRVPEKKMFQSERSYCPNCKQQIKAYDLIPVISYILLGGKCRSCKQKISPLYPFTELATGLLFGYSYYVIGLEWELITAFVLVSMAAILFVTDMKFMLIPNKILLFFLPLFIILRVFTPLDPWWDSIIGAVVAFVLLFLVILFSRGGMGGGDLKLFVVLGVVLGWKGVLLTFFLSSVIGAVISLVLLSTKVLKRKQAIPFGPYILLGALITYFHGEAMISWYINSFF
- a CDS encoding type II secretion system protein, which translates into the protein MKKFLKKKMKSEKGFTLVELLAVIVILGILAAIAIPVISGLIGDSREDAHNATAQQMIEAARLASVKDGGDDTASYTLDALIKEGYLSAPQNPEDGKSYDKATSKVTLENGQYKAEVYEFGKDDEPVGTAGAEANEKADTHS
- the pilM gene encoding type IV pilus biogenesis protein PilM, whose amino-acid sequence is MFKKQSKQVYIIIQENVLRYAAGEPAGFRNGNTYGSLELPAGTIRNGKLESAEQFVKVVRKVVEENNWRGRDLICTMPDQAVTLRQHQVPKQLKREEIKPFLYTELQHTIQLPFEDPVLDFELLSEGEEEHTILLVAYPGKRVDTFQQAFKEAGLQPIAADLASLSLYRLYAKQYEETAADHLLLLQWNHSGLILTAFHQDMPLFIRQSQSSFGNLQDHMEQDLFYTEETDRAYAYLQEQLTEIERFMDFYRYSVMNGESGITKLLISGDYEQLSEVTDELRQRLQIETVTFERKVMEELPLAYADVLGLSMKGEK